GCTCTACCAGCTGAGCTAATCCCCCGAGCGAGCGGTCCTTTTTCAAGCACCGCCCTTGCGACTCCCGCTCTACTTGACCGTCGTGTCGCCTTTGCCGACGATCGCGTCGTTCGCGGTCATCGACATCGTGATCGGTCCCGTGTAACCCGGCTTGAGATCGAAGTAGACGACCGCTTTGCCGGTGACGCCGGGGTCGAGCGAGTCCGGATCGCACTTGTTCTCCGCGGATTGGTCGGCGGTGATCACGGTGCCGTCGGAAAGCGCGATCGAGAATTCAGAGGGATCGCACTGGACCGGGTCCTTCGATATGTTGTGGATCGAGAAGCCCAACCGCAGCAACGCCGCACCCCCGGTCGTCACCGCTACGTCGTCAAAT
The window above is part of the Candidatus Eremiobacteraceae bacterium genome. Proteins encoded here:
- a CDS encoding DUF4352 domain-containing protein; the encoded protein is MDRTIAASSALALLIVLSPACSKKEATTTAPAAASPQASQAALPMRKAVDLAFDDVAVTTGGAALLRLGFSIHNISKDPVQCDPSEFSIALSDGTVITADQSAENKCDPDSLDPGVTGKAVVYFDLKPGYTGPITMSMTANDAIVGKGDTTVK